In Desulfofustis limnaeus, the genomic stretch TTCGTCAAACTATGACGGCCATGAGACGATTTTCTGCTCTCTTGATCTCACGTATCGCTCTTTCAGGAGCCGGTGAGCGCCTTCTACGTTCTGAAGGCGCACGTCTGCTGTTAAGCGGTGGCCAGCAGTGCAAAACGGCTCACATTGTAAGCCAAATTGCGCAAGCCGATCTTGGCCCTGATTCTGACCATGCCAATCCCGCGCATCAGTGTACTGCCGGTACGCATGGCCATCACCCCGAAGACATGTTCGACACGGCTACGGATCTTCGATCTGGTCCGATTCGCCTGGCGCTCTTCGTCGGTCAGCTTTCGGTGCCGGTTGCCCTTGAGCTGCAGGTGTTCTTGAAACCCTTGTTGTGCCAACTCCTGCAACGATTCTTCGGAACGGTACGCAGAATCGGCCCAGACGTCATTACTGGTATTTTCCGGGTCAAGCAGCTCGGTAAACACTTGACTGTCATGGACACTGGCGTCGGTGACCTCATAGCTGCGAATGAACTTGTGACCGACGTCGATACTGACATGGTTCTTGTAGCCAAAGAACGCTTTGCCGTTCTTCTTGGTCCAGCGGGCATCGGTATCTTTTTGCCGGCGTTTCGGTTCGTCCCATGAGGTGATGGGTGTGCCGGCTTTGATATCTTCGTTTTCTTCCCGGCTGTTGCGCTGAGTGGGAACGCGGATAATGGAGGCATCGACAATCTGGCCCTTTTGCGCACGAAAGCCATGCTCACGGAGGAACTGATCGAACTGGGTAAACAGCAGCTCCACCACGCCGGCTTTGGCCAGTTCATCCCGGAAGCGGAAGATGGTGGTGGCATCGGGCACCTTGGAACCTTCACGAATACCAAGGAACCGGGAAAACGAATAGCGATCAAGGATCTGATACTCCATGGCCTCGTCGGAGAGATTGTACAAAGACTGGAGAATCAGGATCTTGAACAGCAGGATTGGGTCGTAGCCCTTGGCACCGGCTGGAGATTTACGCGGTTTCTCAAGTGCACGGTTGATGAGGACACGGAACTGTTCCCAATCAACCACCTTATTGAGTTCGATCAGGGGATCACCGGCTTTATCGATCCGGGAGAGTCGCTTGTGATAATCGAAGAGGCCGAATTGTGTCATGGCGCTATCTCTGAAAAGGGGGAATGAAATGGTGATATCATAACCAACGTGTTGATATTAATATATTTTCAGAGATTTTTCGCTGATTTTTTTGAATAATTTGCCAGATTTTTAGCCCCTATTTTTCAAGGAACCCTTGCTCTGTTGGTATCCTTATTTGAGATGACTTTGTCGATCAGGTTGCTCTGGTAATTGAACTCCTCCGGATCTTCACCATCTTCCTCCAGTTGCTGCTTCTGTTCATCGGTCAAGTCTTTGTACTTGATGCCCTGACGTAGAAAATTGGTGGTGTGGGTGAAAACCTCATACGGGTTGAGATGGCCTGCTTCAATCGCCTCTTCCAGTGAATAATGGAAAGTTGGGTCTTTGTCTTCGCAGCCAAAAAGACGATAGGTATTTCGGCCTATGAAGTTGACTGGGGTGGCAGTAAGCCCAACCTGGAGACAATCAAAATAGAGGAAGATGTCACGGTATCGATTATAAATTGAACGATGAGATTCATCCGCGATGATAAGATCAAAAAAGCCGACGTCATAGGTATTGAAGTACTTGATCATCGTTGGGTAAGTCGCGAGATAGATGCGATGTTGGCGTTCGGTGTGGGTTTTGTTGGTGACGATGGTGCTGGATGCGTCTTTAAGGTGCTCGCAAAAGGCTTGCTTTGCCTGTTTTCGCAGTTCCTTGCGGTCGCATACGAAGAGTACGCGCTTTGCCCATTTGGCTCTGATGAGTAGATCTGCCAGTGATATGGCCACGCGCGTTTTTCCAGTACCGGTGGCCTGGATGATGAGGGCTTTACGGTAATTTTTGCTAAATTTTTCAGTGCAGCGACGAATAGCCTCTTGCTGATAGTCTCTATCGGTTATCGATGGGTTGATATGTATATGTTCCAGCAGCTGTTTTTCCTTGCGCTGGTAGTTGACTAAATACTTGAGGGAGTCTTTGGAGTAATAGCCATCTATTTGTCTGGGCGGGTATTTTTGAGCATCGTCCCAGATGAAAATATCATAGCCATTAGTATAGAAGATTACCGGGCGTTGTTGGTGTTGTTTTTCAAGACCATCTGCGTAGTATTTTGCCTGGTTTCGACCTTTCACGGCATCAACAACAGTTTTCTTGGCTTCTATGACCGCGAGCGGTTTGCCATTATCATCCCAGAGAACATAATCGGCATAGCCTTTACCTGTCTCTGATGCCTGGTGGAGCACTTCAACTTCCTGGCCAACTTCTTCGGTCTTTTTCCCTTTGTGGCCAACATTCCAACCAGCGTCAACAAGTCGTTTGTCGATAAGGCGTGAACGAGTTTCTGCTTCGTTGAAATTAAGAATATTCGCAACGGATTGGCCTGAGGCCTTGAACAACTGCAGCTGTTCTGGCGGTTGCTCGATTGCTTCTGCCTTAGCTCGGTAGAGGTTGACCTGTTCTAGTAACTCCTCAAGTTTTTGCTCTTGTTCGGCAATTTTCTGCTGAGCGGCTGTCTGCTGTTTGGTGAGTAATTCTTTTTCACTTTCTTTTGCTGGTAGATAGAACGTTTCACATTCTTCAAGCTTGCCTTTGGCGTATGAAATGTAAAGCCATCGCG encodes the following:
- a CDS encoding IS5 family transposase, with translation MTQFGLFDYHKRLSRIDKAGDPLIELNKVVDWEQFRVLINRALEKPRKSPAGAKGYDPILLFKILILQSLYNLSDEAMEYQILDRYSFSRFLGIREGSKVPDATTIFRFRDELAKAGVVELLFTQFDQFLREHGFRAQKGQIVDASIIRVPTQRNSREENEDIKAGTPITSWDEPKRRQKDTDARWTKKNGKAFFGYKNHVSIDVGHKFIRSYEVTDASVHDSQVFTELLDPENTSNDVWADSAYRSEESLQELAQQGFQEHLQLKGNRHRKLTDEERQANRTRSKIRSRVEHVFGVMAMRTGSTLMRGIGMVRIRAKIGLRNLAYNVSRFALLATA
- a CDS encoding DEAD/DEAH box helicase family protein, which encodes MDSKNFEILRDKWPDLATLGGFAEHYTYSDSSSALIKLRMFCENLANELYRIHKLIKPYQPKLFELLDEDAFKAAIPPVVLDKFHIIRLDGNKAAHGQPTTSKMALSCLQEAWDLARWLYISYAKGKLEECETFYLPAKESEKELLTKQQTAAQQKIAEQEQKLEELLEQVNLYRAKAEAIEQPPEQLQLFKASGQSVANILNFNEAETRSRLIDKRLVDAGWNVGHKGKKTEEVGQEVEVLHQASETGKGYADYVLWDDNGKPLAVIEAKKTVVDAVKGRNQAKYYADGLEKQHQQRPVIFYTNGYDIFIWDDAQKYPPRQIDGYYSKDSLKYLVNYQRKEKQLLEHIHINPSITDRDYQQEAIRRCTEKFSKNYRKALIIQATGTGKTRVAISLADLLIRAKWAKRVLFVCDRKELRKQAKQAFCEHLKDASSTIVTNKTHTERQHRIYLATYPTMIKYFNTYDVGFFDLIIADESHRSIYNRYRDIFLYFDCLQVGLTATPVNFIGRNTYRLFGCEDKDPTFHYSLEEAIEAGHLNPYEVFTHTTNFLRQGIKYKDLTDEQKQQLEEDGEDPEEFNYQSNLIDKVISNKDTNRARVP